The Bacteroidales bacterium sequence ATATAGACCCATTAAAATACAATCTCCTTTTTGAAAGGTTTTTAAATCCCGATAGAATCTCAATGCCCGATATTGATATTGATTTTGATGAGGACGGAAGAGAAGATGTATTAAAATGGGTGGTAGATAAATACGGTAAAAATCGTGTGGCTCAAGTAATTACTTTTGGAACAATGGCAGCAAAAATGGCTATCAGAGATGTTGCAAGAGTTCAAAAATTACCTTTGCCTGATGCTGATAAATTGGCGAAACTTGTACCCGAAAGACCTGGTATTACATTAAGTAAGGCTTATAAAGAAGTTAAAGAATTAAAAGATGCCAAATCTTCTGATAATGAATTAATTGTTAAAACCTTAAAATTTGCAGAAACCCTTGAAGGTTCTGTAAGACACACAGGATTACACGCATGTGGTGTAATCATTTGCAAGGATGATCTTATTGAACATATTCCATTATGTATAAAAGAAAAAGAAACTAATCTTTTAGTTACACAATTCGATGGCAAATATATTGAAGATGTCGGAATGTTGAAAATGGATTTTCTTGGCTTAAAAACTTTATCAATAATAAAAGATGCAGTTGAAAATGTAAAAATGTCTAAGGGTGTTGATATAGACATAAATAATTTATCGCTAGAGGATGAAAAAACATACCAGCTATATAGTAATGGAGAAACAACAGGTTTATTCCAGTTTGAATCACCGGGTATGAAAAAATTCCTTCGCGAATTAAAACCTAACAAATTTGATGACCTTGTTGCCATGAATGCCCTTTACCGTCCTGGCCCTATGGAATATATCCCAAGTTATATAAAAAGAAAAAACGGTAAAGAAAAAATAAATTATGATATTCCTGAAATGGAGGAATATTTAAAAGAAACATACGGAATAACAGTTTATCAGGAACAAGTTATGCTTCTTGCTCAAAAGTTAGCGGGATTTACAAGAGGTGAAGCCGATTCGTTGCGAAAAGCCATGGGGAAAAAGAAAAAGGATATGATGGATAAATTAAAAGAAAAATTCCTTGAAGGCTGTCAGAAAAATAATTATAATAATAAAATTGTAGAAAACATATGGCGCGATTGGGAAGCATTTGCAGAATATGCTTTTAATAAATCACATTCTACATGTTATGCTTATATATCTTATCAAACGGCTTATTTAAAGGCGAATTTCCCAGCCGAATATATGGCTGCTGTATTAAGCAGAAACGTAAGAGATATTAAGAAAATAACAATATTCATGGACGAATGTAAAAGAATGGGATTAGCTGTTTTAGGACCAGATGTAAACGAAAGTTATTTGAAATTTACAGTAAATGATAAAGGACAAATACGTTTCGGACTTGCAGCAATTAAAGGTGTTGGTGAAGCACCAGGAGAAAAAATAATTAAAGAAAGAACCAATAAAAGTCAGTATAAAGATATTTTTGATTTTATTTCACGTGTAAATTTGCAAAGTGTAAACAAAAGAAATCTTGAAGCATTAGTAAAATCGGGTGCATTTGATAGTTTTAATAAATTGAAAAGACATCAATATTTTTGTACAGATAAAAAAAATGAATCATTTATTGAAACATTAATAAAATTTGGCAATAATATTCAAAAAGAAAAAGACACTGCCCAAATATCACTTTTTGGAGATTCGGGAAATATAGAAATAAAAAAACCTGAAATACCTATTTGTCAAGAATGGTCAAATATTTATAGGCTGAATCAGGAAAAAGAATTGATAGGAATTTATTTATCAGCACACCCATTGGATGATTATAAATATATTATTAATGATTTGTGCAATTCAACATTATCAGAATTTACTGATTTTAAAAAATTAAATGGTAAAGAAATAACTGTAGCCGGAATAATTACATTAGTAAAACACGCAACAACAAAAAATGGCAACCCGTATGGTTCAATTACTATTGAAGATTATACCGATTCATATAAATTGATGATTTTTGGGAAAGATTATCTGAGTTTTAAAAATTTTTTCACAGTAGGATATTCAATATTAATAAAGGGAAAAGTAAGAAAAAGAAACTATGGTGAGGATGAACTTGAATTCAAAATAAATACTATTAACATGCTTGCAGATGCAAGAGAAAATCTGGTAAAACATATTTTAATAAAATTACCTTTATCATATCTTAGTGAAGATAAAATTGATGAAATTTTTAAAGAAATTGAAAAAAACAAAGGTAAATCCGAATTAAATTTTTTAATTTATGATAATATAGGAAAAATATGGATACAAATGTTTTCAAGAACACATCGTGTTGGTGTTTCAAATGAGTTTATAGATTATCTTAAAAAATATTCTGAAATTGAATTCAAATTGTCAGAATAGTTTTATATTTTTAGCTTGAATTATTCGGGTTAAATAATATAAGGCATGTTCCTTGAATAAAGTTTAGGAACCACGAAGTGCTCAGTAAAGCTAATTAGTGTCTGTCTCTAAAGTCAGAAAAGTTAAGAAATGTCCCGTAGGGACAAACTATTTATAGCCCCCGATTTTAATCGGGGGTATTGATAATCAACAAAATAGCCGCAGAAAGCACAGCCCAAATTTGAAACTCAAAATTGACATCCTGCGGAATAACGAAACATTATGGACAAATACTAATTATTCTGATTAAAATTATTTTAATAAATATTAAAATCAAAAGTTATGACAATAGAAGTAAATGATTCAAATTTTGAAGAAATTGTTTTAAAAGCCGATAAGCCTGTAATTATAGATTTTTGGGCAGAATGGTGTGGTCCATGCAGAATGGTTGGTCCAATAGTAAATGAACTTTCTGATGAATATGAGGGAAAAGCAATTATGACAAAAATGGATGTGGATAGTAATCCTGTTACACCTTCAAAATATGGTATAAGAAATATTCCTACTTTATTATTTTTTAATAATGGAGAAATTGTTGACAAACAAGTAGGAGCTGTTCCTAAAGGTACATTAGCTGCCAAACTTGATGCTATATTATAATTAAGAAAAATTTTATTTAAAGGCATATTGTATTGTAATTTGATGCAATATGCTTTTTTATTTAGAGTTTGTCTATAAAATTAGAATAACACACGATTATACAGAACCGTGTAAAAACACAAAATCAAATGACTAACTACGGCATTTCCCGATGTGTCGGGACAAGTTATGCCGTAGAACAAAAATGAAAAAAGCACTGGGCTTTTAGCCCTTAAAACGCTATATATCAATGGCTAAAGTCCAGTTTGGAGATTGTTTATTTATAATATATAAAATACCTGTAATTGAAAACCATTGTCGATATTGAACAATTCCAGCAATTTGATAATCTTGAATTGATTGCTAAACAAGTAGTTGAGGGTTTTATTACCGGACTTCACAGAAGTCCGTTTCATGGATTTTCAGTTGAATTTGCTGAGCACCGTTTATATAATAAAGGTGAATCAACTAAACATATTGATTGGAAATTATATGCAAGAACTGAAAAACTTTTTATTAAACGATACGAGGAAGAAACAAATTTACGAAGCCAAATAGTTATTGATATTTCATCATCAATGTTATTTCCGCATGATTATAAAGGAATTCAAAATAAATTGTTTTTTTCAATATATTCTGCTGCTGCCTTAATATATCTACTCAGAAAACAAAGAGATGCTGTTGGACTTACATTTTTTTCAGATAATATTGAACTTCATACCGGAGCAAAATTATCATTAAGCCATTCCAAATTGCTTTATAGTGAATTGAATAAGCTATTAACTTCTGAAAATATAAAAAGCAGAAAAAAAACTTCTGCATCTAAAGTATTACATGAATTAGCTGAAAATATTCATAAAAGATCTTTGTTGATAATATTCAGTGATATGATGGATAGTGATAATATTGAAGACCTTTTTTCAGCATTACAACATTTAAGGTTTAATAAACATGAAGTAATATTATTTCATGTAATAGATAAAAAAAGGGAAACTAATTTTGAATATGATAACAGACCGTACAAATTTATAGATTTAGAGACCGGTGAAACTGTAAAATTTAATCCAAATGAAATAAAATATAATTACAAAAAATTAACAGGTGAATTTTATAATAAAATAAAACTAAAATGCGGACAATATAAAATTGACCTTATTGAAGCAGATATTAATTCCGACTTTAAGAATATTTTAATTCCTTATTTGATTAAAAGAAAAAAATTGTTTTAATCCCAAAATTCAATAATCTAATTAATAAAAAAAATGAACCCAAAAATTGTAGTACTTGGTGCCGGATTAGTAGGAAATGCAATCGCGATTGATTTAAGTAAAAACTATAATGTTACTTCTGTTGATATTCATGAAGATGCTTTACAAAAACTTAGTAAAACCCATAATATACAAACTTTAAATGCCGACCTGTCAATGGGTGGTATTGTTCAGACAATAGTGAAAAACTTTGACCTTGTAATTGGTGCTCTTCCGGGTTTTATGGGATTTGAAACTGCAAAACAGGTTATCGAAGCAGGTAAAAATATGGTAGATATTTCATTTTTTCCTGAAAACCCGTTTAAACTTGACAAACTCGCAAAGGAAAAAAATGTTACCATAGTTACTGATTGTGGGGTTGCTCCGGGAATGGGAAATATTATTCTTGGTTATCACAATGAAAAAATGGAAGTTAAAAATTATAAATGTTTTGTTGGGGGATTGCCTTTTAAAAGAGAATGGCCATACGAATATAAAGCGGTTTTTTCACCTATTGATGTTATTGAAGAATATACAAGACCTGCAAGATATGTTGAAGGTGAACGTTTAATAATCAAAGAAGCTCTTTCGGATACTGAACATATTGACTTTGAAGAAATAGGAACACTCGAAGCATGGAATTCGGATGGTTTAAGAACTTTAATCGAAACCATGAATATTCCAAATATGATAGAAAAAACTTTAAGATACCCGGGTACTATTGAATACATTAAGGTATTAAGAGAAAGTGGATTTTTTTCTTATGATGAAATAAATGTTAATGGTAAAAAAATCAGACCTATTGACTTAACTGCCAAATTGTTGACAGATAAATGGAAATTAAAACCAAGAGAGAGAGATTTTACGGTGATGAGAATTTTTATACATGGTTTGGAAAATAGTATTGAAAAAACTTATAGCTATAACTTGTTCGATAAATATGACAAAAAAACCAATACTATTTCAATGGCAAGAACAACGGGTTATACATGTACTGCTGTTGCAAATCTTATACTGAATGGCAATTTTAATAAAAAAGGAATATGTCCGCCCGAATATCTCGGTGTAAATGAAGAAAATTTTAACTTCATTATAAATTATTTAAAAGACAGAGGGGTTATTTATAGAGTAAAATCAGAATGATAATAAAAAAATATAGTTTTTTATTTATAATTTATTATTCGTATCATTACGAACACAAAAACTAAACTGATAAAATATCCATAATTAATTTTTAAACATCTACTTGTCAGTAGATAAGCACAGGGGAACTTAGTGTAACGATCTCATGAATAAAGTGAATAATGATTATTTTTGCAACAAAACCCTAAATAACAGAATATCAGTTAAATAGCAAAATACAAA is a genomic window containing:
- a CDS encoding DUF58 domain-containing protein; amino-acid sequence: MKTIVDIEQFQQFDNLELIAKQVVEGFITGLHRSPFHGFSVEFAEHRLYNKGESTKHIDWKLYARTEKLFIKRYEEETNLRSQIVIDISSSMLFPHDYKGIQNKLFFSIYSAAALIYLLRKQRDAVGLTFFSDNIELHTGAKLSLSHSKLLYSELNKLLTSENIKSRKKTSASKVLHELAENIHKRSLLIIFSDMMDSDNIEDLFSALQHLRFNKHEVILFHVIDKKRETNFEYDNRPYKFIDLETGETVKFNPNEIKYNYKKLTGEFYNKIKLKCGQYKIDLIEADINSDFKNILIPYLIKRKKLF
- a CDS encoding saccharopine dehydrogenase NADP-binding domain-containing protein; protein product: MNPKIVVLGAGLVGNAIAIDLSKNYNVTSVDIHEDALQKLSKTHNIQTLNADLSMGGIVQTIVKNFDLVIGALPGFMGFETAKQVIEAGKNMVDISFFPENPFKLDKLAKEKNVTIVTDCGVAPGMGNIILGYHNEKMEVKNYKCFVGGLPFKREWPYEYKAVFSPIDVIEEYTRPARYVEGERLIIKEALSDTEHIDFEEIGTLEAWNSDGLRTLIETMNIPNMIEKTLRYPGTIEYIKVLRESGFFSYDEINVNGKKIRPIDLTAKLLTDKWKLKPRERDFTVMRIFIHGLENSIEKTYSYNLFDKYDKKTNTISMARTTGYTCTAVANLILNGNFNKKGICPPEYLGVNEENFNFIINYLKDRGVIYRVKSE
- the dnaE gene encoding DNA polymerase III subunit alpha, with product MDGFVHLHVHTQFSILDGASNIQGLINKIKENGMNAIAITDHGNMYGVKRFHDIAIKEGIKPIIGCEIYVASKSRFDKKEKEDRSGNHLIVLAKNKTGYKNLVKLVSYAWTEGHYYKPRVDKELLQKYHEGLIVSSACLAGAIPRAIINNNIEKAEEIILEFKNLFGDDFYLELMNHGIEEQTIVNKALIELSKKLEVKLIATNDVHFVNFEDADAHDILICLNTGKDIDDPNRLRYTQNEFLRTKEEMYELFSNIPEALSNTVELAEKIEVYELNHAPIMPDFPLPDGFENEDDYLKYITYKGAEKRYSEITQEIKDRIDFELSVVKKMGFPGYFLIVQDFLNAAREMNVSVGPGRGSAAGSVVAYCIKITDIDPLKYNLLFERFLNPDRISMPDIDIDFDEDGREDVLKWVVDKYGKNRVAQVITFGTMAAKMAIRDVARVQKLPLPDADKLAKLVPERPGITLSKAYKEVKELKDAKSSDNELIVKTLKFAETLEGSVRHTGLHACGVIICKDDLIEHIPLCIKEKETNLLVTQFDGKYIEDVGMLKMDFLGLKTLSIIKDAVENVKMSKGVDIDINNLSLEDEKTYQLYSNGETTGLFQFESPGMKKFLRELKPNKFDDLVAMNALYRPGPMEYIPSYIKRKNGKEKINYDIPEMEEYLKETYGITVYQEQVMLLAQKLAGFTRGEADSLRKAMGKKKKDMMDKLKEKFLEGCQKNNYNNKIVENIWRDWEAFAEYAFNKSHSTCYAYISYQTAYLKANFPAEYMAAVLSRNVRDIKKITIFMDECKRMGLAVLGPDVNESYLKFTVNDKGQIRFGLAAIKGVGEAPGEKIIKERTNKSQYKDIFDFISRVNLQSVNKRNLEALVKSGAFDSFNKLKRHQYFCTDKKNESFIETLIKFGNNIQKEKDTAQISLFGDSGNIEIKKPEIPICQEWSNIYRLNQEKELIGIYLSAHPLDDYKYIINDLCNSTLSEFTDFKKLNGKEITVAGIITLVKHATTKNGNPYGSITIEDYTDSYKLMIFGKDYLSFKNFFTVGYSILIKGKVRKRNYGEDELEFKINTINMLADARENLVKHILIKLPLSYLSEDKIDEIFKEIEKNKGKSELNFLIYDNIGKIWIQMFSRTHRVGVSNEFIDYLKKYSEIEFKLSE
- the trxA gene encoding thioredoxin codes for the protein MTIEVNDSNFEEIVLKADKPVIIDFWAEWCGPCRMVGPIVNELSDEYEGKAIMTKMDVDSNPVTPSKYGIRNIPTLLFFNNGEIVDKQVGAVPKGTLAAKLDAIL